One window of the Salvia miltiorrhiza cultivar Shanhuang (shh) unplaced genomic scaffold, IMPLAD_Smil_shh original_scaffold_217, whole genome shotgun sequence genome contains the following:
- the LOC131003472 gene encoding probable inactive leucine-rich repeat receptor-like protein kinase At3g03770, whose amino-acid sequence MAISRFILTLCLSWSFLIWGTQQLQSSQTQVLLQLRKQLEYPKQLDYWLTPGIDLCFASTAQVNITCQDSIVVEIKIYGDTKTRPPSFAGFPIPHQTLSGNFSMDSLVATLSRLNSLRALTLVSLGIWGPIPVKIHRLHSLQLLDLSWNFLFGSVPTTFPRIVSLQVLKLDGNFLNGSFPDWINPFSNLTSLSLRTNGLEGPLPPSLQKLTTLTDINLSNNVISGKLMDLSGLSSLYWMDLSNNKLDSGLPSLPKGVTAVILSNNSFSGRIPEQYGKLNQLQQLDLSFNALTAAAPLAGLLALPNIASLNLGWNMLSGLLPPRVSCGSKLQLVDISNNRLRGALPSCLSSNVKNTTVRFSGNCLVTDPKHQHPETYCAAILQEKAKPEEKKSVGVLIGVIGGIGAVVVLLAVGFLVFCRKYCPHGTSEQHLLQKAVHDNSVTGEILSSARYISDSAKLGVQGSPAHRPFSLDELKASTNNFDTCALMGQGSTGKIYKGRLENGTLVAIRCLVVSKKYTIRNLKLRLDLLSKLRHPHLVCFLGHCIESEGKEVSGANNVYLIYEYVPNGNYRAHLSETNPEKVLKWSDRLAILIGIAKAVHFLHTGVIPGFYSNRLKANNILLNEHRIGKLSDYGLSVVAQDIDKDKEKEGALKSWETKSLEDDIYSFGMILLESLVGPSLRARKESFLVSLGNAEGQRRVVDPTVLASCSQESLSIVISLTINCISAESSTRPSFEDVLWNLQYAAQLQATPNVDSRTGKTLVSP is encoded by the exons ATGGCAATTTCAAGATTCATTCTGACACTCTGTTTATCATGGAGTTTCTTGATTTGGGGAACGCAGCAGCTTCAATCCTCTCAGACCCAAGTTCTTCTACAGCTGAGAAAGCAATTAGAGTATCCAAAGCAGTTAGATTATTGGCTAACTCCTGGGATTGATCTCTGCTTTGCTTCTACTGCACAAGTGAACATCACATGCCAAGACAGCATCGTAGTTGAGATCAAAATATATGGTGATACGAAGACGAGGCCACCTAGTTTTGCTGGATTCCCAATTCCTCACCAAACTTTGTCTGGTAATTTCTCCATGGATTCACTGGTTGCCACCTTGTCCAGATTGAACAGTTTGagagctctaactctggtgtcATTAGGCATCTGGGGTCCGATTCCGGTCAAGATTCATAGGCTGCATTCTCTTCAATTATTGGATTTGAGTTGGAACTTTCTGTTTGGATCCGTTCCTACAACTTTTCCAAGAATCGTCAGCCTTCAAGTTCTTAAGCTTGATGGGAACTTCTTGAATGGCAGTTTTCCTGATTGGATCAATCCGTTTTCGAATCTCACGAGCTTGAGTTTGAGGACCAACGGTCTCGAAGGTCCATTGCCACCTTCACTACAGAAACTAACCACATTGACCGATATCAATCTATCGAACAATGTGATATCTGGGAAGCTGATGGATCTCAGTGGTTTATCAAGCTTATATTGGATGGATTTGAGCAACAATAAGCTGGATTCCGGGCTTCCAAGTTTGCCGAAAGGCGTAACTGCCGTTATACTGAGCAACAACTCTTTCTCAGGGAGAATCCCTGAGCAGTATGGAAAGCTGAACCAGCTTCAGCAGCTTGATCTCTCTTTCAATGCTCTTACTGCGGCAGCACCTTTAGCGGGGCTCCTCGCATTGCCTAATATAGCTTCGCTCAACTTGGGGTGGAATATGCTGAGTGGATTGCTTCCACCGCGTGTGAGCTGTGGGAGCAAGCTTCAGTTGGTTGATATATCCAATAATAGACTGAGAGGAGCGCTGCCGTCTTGTTTGAGCTCTAATGTGAAGAATACAACCGTACGGTTTAGTGGGAATTGCTTGGTGACCGATCCAAAGCATCAGCACCCTGAAACATACTGCGCGGCTATCCTGCAAGAGAAGGCGAAACCTGAAGAGAAAAAAAGTGTGGGAGTGTTGATAGGTGTGATTGGTGGGATTGGTGCAGTGGTGGTGCTTCTAGCCGTCGGGTTTCTTGTGTTTTGCCGCAAGTATTGCCCTCATGGGACGTCGGAGCAGCACTTGCTGCAGAAGGCGGTTCATGATAATTCTGTCACCGGAGAGATTCTGAGCAGTGCTA GGTATATTTCTGATTCGGCAAAGCTAGGCGTGCAGGGTTCACCAGCTCATCGTCCGTTTTCGCTAGACGAGTTGAAGGCATCTACCAACAACTTTGATACTTGTGCCTTGATGGGCCAAGGTTCCACTGGAAAG ATATACAAAGGAAGACTGGAAAACGGCACCCTGGTAGCTATACGGTGCCTGGTAGTGTCGAAAAAATATACAATCCGGAATCTGAAACTGAGGCTGGATTTGTTGTCTAAGCTCCGGCATCCTCATCTTGTGTGCTTCTTGGGACATTGCATCGAGAGTGAAGGAAAAGAAGTATCTGGTGCCAACAATGTGTATCTCATCTATGAATATGTACCAAATGGCAATTATCGAGCTCATCTTTCTG AAACGAACCCAGAGAAGGTGCTGAAATGGTCTGATAGGCTGGCTATATTAATCGGCATTGCCAAGGCCGTCCATTTTCTGCATACTGGAGTGATTCCCGGTTTCTACAGCAACAGGTTGAAGGCAAACAACATCTTGCTAAACGAGCATAGGATTGGAAAGTTGAGTGATTACGGATTGTCTGTTGTGGCTCAAGACATTGATAAAGACAAGGAGAAAGAAGGAGCCCTGAAATCATG GGAAACGAAGAGCCTAGAGGATGATATTTATAGCTTCGGTATGATACTGCTAGAGTCGCTTGTTGGGCCCTCGCTTCGTGCAAGAAAGGAGTCATTTCTG GTTTCCCTTGGAAATGCAGAGGGGCAGAGGCGAGTCGTTGATCCGACGGTGCTGGCATCTTGCTCTCAAGAATCACTTTCCATCGTTATATCCTTGACGATCAACTGCATTTCTGCGGAGTCATCGACTCGACCATCTTTTGAGGATGTTCTGTGGAACTTGCAGTACGCCGCTCAACTGCAGGCCACGCCAAATGTTGATTCCAGAACTGGGAAAACACTAGTGTCTCCATAA